The Pseudomonas azadiae genome contains a region encoding:
- a CDS encoding aminotransferase class V-fold PLP-dependent enzyme, translating to MNIEQLRADTPAVAQLIHFNNAGAALMPAPVIATMTRHIQREATFGGYEAAGQQAVELENVYSAISRLVNARPDEIAVIENATRAWDMAFYSLPLKTGDVVLTSTTEYAGNYIPYLQLKHKRGIEIRTIPNDEQGQVSLSALKEMLDDDRVALISLPVIATNGGPVQPIEQIGALARTAGVLFLLDACQGVGQMPIDVKKIGCHMLAATSRKYLRGPRGMGFLYVERALCQNLEPAFLDLHAASLLTADAYRIRADARRFENWECNVAAKLGLGAAVEYALAQGIEPMWQRIQQLAGYLRGQLAQIPGITPRDLGLQQSGIVTFTHRDSSAEQVQQWLAGQEKRINVSTSTARSTLLDMQNRNLLEVSRASVHAYNTEAEIDTMIAALRGLPNA from the coding sequence TTGAACATTGAACAACTGCGCGCCGACACGCCCGCTGTCGCGCAACTGATCCACTTCAACAATGCCGGCGCGGCGCTGATGCCCGCACCAGTGATCGCCACCATGACTCGCCACATTCAGCGTGAAGCAACATTTGGCGGATATGAAGCAGCCGGCCAGCAGGCGGTTGAACTGGAAAACGTCTATAGCGCCATCAGTCGCCTGGTCAACGCACGGCCCGATGAGATTGCGGTGATCGAAAACGCCACCCGCGCCTGGGACATGGCCTTTTATTCGTTGCCGTTGAAAACCGGCGACGTGGTGCTGACCTCGACCACCGAATACGCCGGCAACTACATTCCCTATCTGCAACTCAAGCACAAGCGTGGCATCGAGATACGCACCATTCCCAATGATGAACAGGGCCAGGTGTCGCTGTCGGCCTTAAAGGAGATGCTGGACGACGATCGCGTTGCGCTGATCTCCCTGCCGGTGATCGCCACCAATGGCGGACCGGTGCAGCCCATTGAGCAGATCGGCGCCCTTGCCCGCACGGCCGGCGTGCTGTTTCTGCTCGATGCCTGCCAGGGCGTCGGGCAGATGCCCATCGACGTGAAGAAAATCGGTTGTCACATGCTCGCGGCCACCAGCCGTAAATACTTGCGTGGCCCGCGTGGAATGGGATTTTTGTATGTCGAGAGAGCGCTGTGCCAGAACCTGGAGCCGGCCTTTCTCGACCTGCATGCCGCGTCCCTGCTGACGGCCGACGCGTACAGGATCCGCGCTGATGCACGCCGTTTCGAGAACTGGGAATGCAACGTCGCGGCGAAGCTGGGCCTCGGCGCGGCGGTCGAGTATGCCCTTGCGCAAGGCATCGAGCCGATGTGGCAACGCATTCAACAACTGGCCGGGTACCTGCGCGGGCAACTGGCGCAGATTCCGGGCATCACGCCACGTGACCTGGGCCTTCAGCAGTCAGGCATCGTGACCTTTACGCATCGGGACAGCAGCGCCGAGCAGGTTCAACAGTGGCTGGCCGGTCAGGAAAAACGCATCAATGTCAGCACCTCTACAGCCCGCTCAACCCTGCTGGACATGCAGAACCGGAACTTGCTCGAGGTCAGCCGCGCCTCTGTGCATGCTTACAACACCGAGGCGGAAATCGACACGATGATCGCCGCATTACGCGGTTTGCCAAATGCCTGA